AATGGTACCAGCATGATCTCACTGATCATGCCTCCGCGTGATCAGATTTCTCGTGTCACTAAGATGTTAGGTGATGAATTTGGAACTGCTTCAAACATCAAAAGTAGGGTTAACCGTCAGTCAGTGTTGGGTGCCATTACATCAGCCCAGCAGAGGCTGAAGCTTTACAATAGGGTCCCTACTAATGGATTGGTACTGTATACTGGAACCATTGTAACAGAggatggaaaggaaaagaaggtgACTATTGACTTCGAACCTTTCAAGCCTATCAATGCATCACTTTACCTCTGTGATAACAAGTTCCATACGGAGGCTTTAAATGAGCTTCTAGAGTCTGATGATAAATTTGGTTTTATTGTCATGGATGGGAATGGGACCCTTTTTGGGACATTAAGTGGAAACACGCGTGAGGTACTTCATAAATTTACAGTTGATCTCCCTAAGAAGCATGGAAGGGGAGGACAATCTGCTCTTCGGTTTGCCCGTCTTAGAATGGAGAAACGTCACAATTATGTGAGGAAAACAGCTGAGCTTGCCACACAATTTTTCATTAATCCTGCCACAAGTCAACCTAATGTTGCTGGATTGATACTTGCTGGGTCAGCTGACTTTAAGACAGAGCTAAGCCAGTCTGATATGTTTGATCCCCGTCTCCAGGCCAAGATCCTGAATGTTGTTGATGTTTCTTATGGTGGGGAGAATGGTTTCAATCAAGCCATTGAACTTTCTGCAGAGATTCTATCAAATGTGAAGTTCATACAAGAGAAGAAACTGATTGGGAAGTATTTTGAGGAGATAAGCCAGGATACTGGGAAGTATGTCTTTGGTGTGGATGATACCCTGAAGGCTCTCGAGATGGGTGCTGTTGAGACCCTTATTGTGTGGGAAAACCTGGACATTAACAGGTATACACTGAAGCACAACAGTACGGGTGAAATTATTATAAAGCAT
This genomic stretch from Macadamia integrifolia cultivar HAES 741 chromosome 2, SCU_Mint_v3, whole genome shotgun sequence harbors:
- the LOC122072107 gene encoding eukaryotic peptide chain release factor subunit 1-3, which translates into the protein MADGHETDKNIEIWKVKKLIKALESARGNGTSMISLIMPPRDQISRVTKMLGDEFGTASNIKSRVNRQSVLGAITSAQQRLKLYNRVPTNGLVLYTGTIVTEDGKEKKVTIDFEPFKPINASLYLCDNKFHTEALNELLESDDKFGFIVMDGNGTLFGTLSGNTREVLHKFTVDLPKKHGRGGQSALRFARLRMEKRHNYVRKTAELATQFFINPATSQPNVAGLILAGSADFKTELSQSDMFDPRLQAKILNVVDVSYGGENGFNQAIELSAEILSNVKFIQEKKLIGKYFEEISQDTGKYVFGVDDTLKALEMGAVETLIVWENLDINRYTLKHNSTGEIIIKHLNKEQEADQSNFRDPATNSELEVQEKVSLLEWFANEYKSFGCTLEFVTNKSQEGSQFCRGFGGIGGILRYQLDIRSFDEVSDDGEGYDDSD